A single genomic interval of Flectobacillus major DSM 103 harbors:
- a CDS encoding peptidase U32 family protein, whose product MKKKVEILAPAKNLYQGMAAINAGADAVYMGAHQFGARSNATNSVEDVAEMVKYAHLFKAKVFVVINTILYDNELEQCRKLIYELYDIGVDALIIQDMAIMEMDLPPIVIHASTQANNRDAQHVKFLHDAGMKRVVLARELNLDQVREISEATDVELEFFVSGALCVSFSGNCYMSVANGERSANRGSCAQNCRLPYQLIDGTGKTLIANSHLLSIKDLDLSDQLPNLIEAGVTSFKIEGRLKDIVYVKNNTSYLRKKLDSFLEGNEKYEKASSGRTFYNFEPEMDRSFNRGYTDYFVNKRKEKIGSWESPKSKGQYIGKVLEIKANGYIIENYEILNNGDGLYFVNENGEADGAQINIIFNNIVIPNTFKPLAIGTEIYRNSDAEFNKMVEKENSAVRKIGVSLKFTETADGFQLLAVDEDGHQAVQSFQTTKELAKSQESVIPNIKKNLAKTGNTPFIVDEIEVELSSNWFLPISKVNEIRREVLEQLVDIRVKEYHREESQIKKTNHPYPVQKLDFMYNVSNKMARAFYKRHGVTEIEKAFELQWDPGKARVMTTKYCVKYELGKCARFQRDTMGEKLVEPLTLKHGENEYKLKFNCKPCEMEIWEKDAELEFEDEDEQLGYVPRR is encoded by the coding sequence ATGAAAAAGAAAGTTGAAATTCTTGCACCTGCCAAAAACCTATACCAAGGTATGGCAGCTATCAACGCAGGTGCAGATGCTGTATATATGGGAGCTCACCAGTTCGGGGCTCGTTCTAATGCTACCAATTCTGTCGAAGATGTGGCCGAAATGGTAAAATATGCCCATTTGTTTAAAGCAAAAGTATTTGTCGTAATTAATACGATATTGTACGATAACGAACTAGAACAATGTAGAAAACTCATTTATGAGTTGTATGATATTGGCGTTGATGCCTTGATTATTCAAGATATGGCAATCATGGAAATGGATCTGCCACCTATCGTGATTCATGCAAGTACCCAAGCCAACAACAGAGATGCCCAGCACGTAAAGTTTTTGCACGATGCTGGTATGAAGCGTGTCGTTTTGGCCAGAGAATTGAACTTAGATCAAGTTCGAGAAATCAGCGAAGCGACAGACGTAGAATTAGAATTCTTTGTGTCGGGAGCATTGTGTGTATCATTTAGTGGTAATTGCTACATGAGTGTTGCCAATGGCGAACGCAGTGCCAACCGTGGTTCGTGTGCACAAAACTGCCGTTTGCCTTATCAGCTAATTGACGGCACTGGCAAAACCTTGATTGCCAATAGCCATTTATTATCTATCAAAGATTTAGATTTAAGCGACCAACTTCCCAATTTAATTGAAGCGGGTGTTACTTCTTTCAAAATTGAAGGTCGTTTGAAAGACATCGTTTACGTAAAAAATAATACTTCTTATTTGCGTAAAAAATTAGATAGTTTCTTGGAAGGAAACGAAAAATACGAAAAAGCTTCATCGGGAAGAACCTTCTATAACTTTGAACCAGAAATGGATAGAAGTTTTAACCGTGGCTATACCGACTATTTTGTTAATAAACGCAAAGAGAAAATTGGTTCTTGGGAAAGCCCAAAATCAAAAGGGCAGTATATAGGTAAAGTGCTAGAAATCAAAGCCAATGGCTATATTATCGAGAATTACGAAATCTTGAATAATGGCGATGGCCTGTATTTTGTCAACGAAAATGGCGAAGCAGATGGTGCTCAAATCAATATCATTTTCAATAATATTGTGATTCCTAATACTTTCAAGCCATTGGCAATTGGCACAGAGATTTACCGAAACTCTGACGCTGAATTCAACAAAATGGTTGAGAAGGAAAACAGTGCAGTGCGTAAAATTGGCGTTTCACTGAAATTCACAGAAACAGCCGATGGTTTTCAGCTATTGGCTGTCGACGAAGACGGCCATCAAGCTGTACAAAGCTTCCAAACTACCAAAGAATTAGCCAAAAGTCAGGAATCAGTAATTCCGAATATCAAAAAGAATCTGGCTAAAACAGGCAATACGCCTTTTATTGTTGACGAAATTGAGGTTGAATTATCGAGCAACTGGTTCTTACCAATTTCAAAAGTCAACGAAATCAGAAGAGAGGTTTTAGAACAACTGGTTGATATTCGGGTAAAAGAATACCACCGAGAAGAATCCCAAATCAAAAAGACCAACCACCCATATCCAGTACAAAAACTTGATTTTATGTACAATGTGTCGAATAAAATGGCGAGAGCTTTCTATAAAAGACATGGCGTAACCGAAATCGAAAAAGCTTTTGAATTACAATGGGACCCAGGAAAAGCAAGAGTAATGACTACTAAATATTGCGTAAAATACGAATTAGGCAAATGTGCCAGATTCCAGCGCGATACGATGGGCGAAAAACTGGTAGAACCACTAACGCTAAAACATGGCGAAAATGAGTACAAATTGAAATTCAATTGCAAACCTTGCGAAATGGAAATTTGGGAAAAAGACGCTGA
- a CDS encoding RNA polymerase sigma factor has protein sequence MPNNEKDLVIACQRNDPKAQTAFYNLYKGRLLGVCRRYAHTVAEAEDIFQEAFIKIFKHIHTLENIDAVNYWVKSTVIRTAIDHYRHAIHEREQMGYEQAADIIDGHEDIFSSLGREQILQVINALPDGYRLVINLYLIDGYNHIEIAEMLNVTEGTSKSQLSRGRNLLKKELLKIGYQKV, from the coding sequence ATGCCCAATAACGAAAAAGATTTAGTCATTGCTTGTCAACGCAACGACCCCAAAGCACAAACAGCCTTTTATAATCTATACAAAGGTCGGCTTTTGGGGGTATGTAGGCGTTACGCACATACAGTGGCCGAAGCAGAAGATATTTTCCAAGAGGCGTTTATCAAAATTTTCAAGCATATTCATACCCTCGAAAACATAGACGCTGTTAATTATTGGGTAAAATCTACGGTGATTCGTACTGCTATTGACCATTACAGACATGCGATTCATGAACGAGAACAGATGGGGTATGAACAAGCCGCTGATATTATAGATGGCCACGAAGATATATTTTCAAGTCTTGGACGAGAGCAAATATTGCAGGTTATCAACGCCTTACCCGATGGCTATAGGTTGGTTATCAACTTATATTTGATAGATGGCTATAATCATATCGAAATAGCTGAAATGTTGAATGTTACAGAAGGAACATCCAAGTCGCAGTTGTCGAGAGGGCGAAATTTATTGAAAAAAGAATTACTAAAGATTGGCTATCAAAAGGTCTGA
- a CDS encoding MarR family winged helix-turn-helix transcriptional regulator yields the protein MNTDGTELFLENQLCFPLYAASRLTTQVYNVLLKEEGLTYPQYLVLLVLWQYGSLSVNEICQKLLLESNTVTPLLKRLEEKLLLNRNRSEADERVVMVSLTEKGTMLQQRIAQIPHSVINCFKDESISLEEIITLQKTLFKLINILNKK from the coding sequence ATGAATACCGACGGTACAGAACTTTTTCTCGAAAATCAGCTTTGTTTTCCTTTATATGCGGCATCGAGGCTCACTACTCAAGTCTATAATGTATTGCTCAAAGAGGAAGGCTTAACATATCCGCAGTATTTGGTACTACTGGTTTTGTGGCAGTATGGAAGTTTGTCGGTCAATGAAATTTGTCAGAAACTACTCCTAGAATCCAATACAGTAACGCCTTTGCTCAAACGATTGGAAGAAAAGCTACTGCTAAATCGTAACCGCTCGGAGGCCGACGAGCGTGTAGTTATGGTGTCGTTGACCGAAAAAGGCACTATGTTACAGCAAAGGATTGCTCAGATTCCTCATTCTGTTATTAATTGTTTTAAGGATGAATCTATTAGTTTGGAAGAAATCATAACACTCCAAAAAACACTTTTCAAGCTTATCAATATCTTGAATAAGAAATAG
- a CDS encoding T9SS type A sorting domain-containing protein → MKKITFLFAILLAMSGVAFGQKAPKLLWERQDTYLENDVPYTPLEVTVSGKTIVTVLSGFTGQTMGYRIFDKDGKEIDFAYGRVFSKLKRGKQVSWVFTPDSLLIFNQELSLVKALKHNMPNIISSTEVSDGIVFYAEKAVFKYTFGGTMLWQYTSNQNIIGLANSKLTLFRLESGEYLFLDSFGKEKMKVPILGASGSGFGKEPMAVIKSPDAGFWLIGSKEVYKYDSLGVQTGYVDFVKEKIDSYPFFSNKGSIVANNNEEVSTSSIVLVHQKQDGFYLIKINKLGQYQTVSFKDNNLFGAYEPATYQVDEDRVMFQINANSGAKFVGVGNFQEPNKGWVKQIANSDYFVGFSGYVFTLLKEKPRAVASDRITFNEVVAYDLSSNIKWSFKDDTIYYPTISPDFLFINHGQFYSKVRINDGSLVWKKAKPAGSDNDYHFFTSDTEGNDYWIYSTGYGQNTKIDFISKSTYQTSRFFDYPKNYYPLRSGYYIDTKTKTFTTITNGEDNSYNSHILRQYSTRCFYNNATSIEAAGATEVCSGTKVSLSIPKQDATTYQWQKDGKDMPLVNSNTFVAETSGLYSAIVRDEICQSQTETNIIKVTIKPTPEATITTDVKGVVYEPFKVKMTANTGVGLSYQWYKNDSLLANASTFVYEAQKSGNYRVSVSKDGCTKLSEPLKISISIPLSNELVFEDEQVKIYPNPNNGNFSIKLSELLKNADIQLFDTLGRTYPFTNTNQQIHTEGLIRGIYFLRISQNGRSITRKVVVE, encoded by the coding sequence ATGAAAAAAATTACCTTTCTATTCGCTATACTACTAGCGATGTCGGGCGTAGCTTTTGGGCAAAAAGCCCCTAAGTTATTATGGGAACGACAAGATACTTATTTAGAAAATGATGTGCCTTATACTCCACTGGAAGTTACGGTATCTGGCAAAACAATCGTAACCGTTTTAAGTGGATTTACAGGTCAAACAATGGGCTATCGTATATTCGATAAAGATGGAAAAGAAATAGATTTTGCGTATGGAAGGGTATTTTCTAAATTGAAAAGAGGTAAACAAGTTAGCTGGGTATTTACACCTGATAGCCTATTGATATTTAACCAAGAGCTATCACTTGTTAAGGCCCTCAAACACAATATGCCCAATATTATTTCATCTACAGAGGTGTCCGATGGTATTGTTTTTTATGCTGAAAAAGCCGTTTTTAAATATACTTTTGGAGGTACTATGCTTTGGCAATATACATCTAATCAAAACATTATAGGCCTTGCTAATAGTAAGCTTACTCTTTTCAGACTTGAAAGTGGTGAGTATCTATTTTTAGATAGCTTTGGTAAAGAAAAAATGAAAGTACCCATACTAGGAGCTAGCGGCTCAGGCTTTGGCAAAGAACCAATGGCCGTTATTAAATCGCCCGATGCAGGATTTTGGCTAATCGGAAGTAAGGAGGTTTATAAATATGATTCTTTAGGTGTACAAACGGGCTATGTTGATTTTGTGAAAGAAAAAATAGACTCATATCCCTTTTTTAGTAACAAAGGTAGTATTGTTGCTAACAACAACGAAGAAGTTTCTACCAGCTCTATTGTATTGGTACACCAAAAACAAGATGGTTTTTATCTTATCAAAATTAATAAACTAGGTCAGTATCAAACCGTTAGTTTTAAAGACAATAACCTCTTTGGAGCTTACGAACCCGCTACCTATCAGGTTGATGAGGATAGGGTAATGTTTCAGATAAATGCCAATTCGGGGGCAAAATTCGTGGGGGTAGGCAACTTCCAAGAACCCAATAAAGGATGGGTAAAGCAGATAGCTAATTCAGACTATTTTGTGGGTTTTAGTGGCTATGTTTTTACACTTCTAAAAGAAAAACCTAGAGCCGTTGCAAGTGATAGAATTACCTTCAACGAAGTAGTAGCCTATGACCTTTCTAGTAATATAAAGTGGTCTTTTAAAGACGATACTATTTATTACCCAACTATTAGTCCTGATTTTTTATTTATCAACCACGGACAGTTTTATTCAAAAGTTCGTATCAATGATGGTAGCTTGGTTTGGAAAAAAGCCAAACCCGCAGGTAGCGACAACGACTATCACTTTTTTACCAGCGATACCGAAGGTAATGACTATTGGATATATTCAACAGGATATGGCCAAAACACCAAGATTGATTTTATTTCAAAATCAACCTACCAAACATCAAGGTTTTTTGACTATCCTAAAAATTACTATCCATTGCGGTCTGGATATTATATTGACACTAAAACCAAAACTTTTACAACTATTACAAACGGCGAAGACAATAGCTATAATTCACATATTTTACGCCAATACTCTACTCGCTGCTTTTATAATAATGCTACTTCTATAGAAGCCGCAGGAGCAACAGAAGTATGTTCGGGTACAAAAGTGTCATTATCGATACCCAAACAAGATGCCACAACTTATCAATGGCAAAAAGATGGTAAAGATATGCCTTTGGTCAATAGCAATACTTTTGTTGCAGAAACTTCGGGTTTATATTCGGCTATTGTTCGGGACGAAATATGCCAAAGTCAAACCGAAACCAATATTATTAAGGTAACGATAAAACCTACACCAGAGGCCACTATTACTACCGATGTCAAAGGGGTTGTCTACGAACCTTTTAAGGTAAAAATGACTGCTAATACTGGAGTAGGCCTGAGTTATCAATGGTACAAAAATGATTCGCTTCTGGCCAATGCAAGTACGTTTGTTTACGAGGCTCAAAAATCGGGCAATTATCGGGTAAGTGTGTCAAAAGACGGTTGTACAAAACTTTCTGAACCACTAAAAATAAGTATATCAATTCCTTTGTCTAATGAGTTGGTTTTTGAAGATGAACAAGTAAAGATATACCCCAACCCCAACAATGGTAATTTTAGTATAAAACTTTCCGAATTATTAAAAAATGCTGATATTCAGCTATTTGATACTTTGGGGCGAACGTATCCTTTCACTAATACCAATCAGCAAATACATACGGAAGGACTTATTCGGGGAATTTACTTTTTAAGAATTAGCCAAAATGGTAGAAGTATTACACGCAAGGTAGTAGTCGAATAA